A section of the Phaseolus vulgaris cultivar G19833 chromosome 8, P. vulgaris v2.0, whole genome shotgun sequence genome encodes:
- the LOC137823485 gene encoding omega-3 fatty acid desaturase, chloroplastic: protein MATWVLSECGMKPLAPAFPRPRTGAVLSSSSRVGFLDTNKSVAEIKFQPLRCNLRERNWGLKVSAPLRVPSTEEEQTNVVDVMNGTNGVDHEKLPQFDPGAPPPFNLADIRAAIPKHCWVKDPWKSMSYVARDVIVVLGLAAAAAYLNNWLVWPLYWAAQGTMFWALFVLGHDCGHGSFSNNPKLNSVVGHLLHSSILVPYHGWRISHRTHHQNHGHVENDESWHPLPERVFRSLDTVTRLLRFTAPFPLLAYPVYLWSRSPGKTGSHFDPSSDLFLPNEKKDVITSTACWAAMLGLLVGLGFVIGPIQLLKLYGVPYMLFVMWLDLVTYLHHHGHEDKLPWYRGKEWSYLRGGLTTLDRDYGWINNIHHDIGTHVIHHLFPQIPHYHLVEATEAAKPVFGEYYREPKKSTPLPFHLIGELIRSFKTDHFVSDTGDVVYYQTDSEINGSSKSE from the exons ATGGCGACTTGGGTATTATCAGAATGTGGCATGAAGCCTCTTGCTCCAGCGTTTCCTAGACCTAGAACTGGGGCTGTTTTGTCCAGCTCCTCCAGGGTTGGATTTTTGGACACAAATAAGAGTGTGGCTGAGATTAAGTTTCAACCTTTGAGATGTAATCTTAGGGAGAGAAATTGGGGGTTGAAAGTGAGTGCCCCTTTGAGGGTCCCTTCCACTGAAGAGGAGCAAACTAATGTTGTTGATGTAATGAATGGGACTAATGGGGTTGATCATGAGAAGCTCCCACAATTTGACCCTGGTGCTCCACCACCATTCAACTTGGCTGATATTAGGGCTGCTATTCCAAAGCATTGCTGGGTGAAGGACCCTTGGAAGTCCATGAGCTATGTGGCGAGGGATGTCATTGTTGTCTTGGGATtggctgctgctgctgcttatCTCAATAATTGGTTGGTTTGGCCTCTCTATTGGGCTGCTCAAGGCACAATGTTCTGGGCTCTGTTTGTTCTTGGTCATGATTG TGGTCATGGAAGCTTTTCAAACAACCCCAAATTGAACAGTGTTGTTGGGCATCTGCTACATTCTTCAATTCTAGTACCATATCACGGATG GAGAATAAGTCATAGGACTCATCACCAAAATCATGGCCATGTTGAAAATGATGAATCTTGGCATCCG TTGCCTGAAAGAGTGTTCAGGAGCTTGGATACTGTAACACGTTTGTTAAGATTCACTGCCCCTTTTCCCCTTCTTGCATATCCTGTGTACCTT TGGAGTAGGAGTCCTGGGAAGACTGGTTCTCACTTTGACCCTAGCAGTGATTTGTTTCttccaaatgaaaaaaaagatgttattacttccacagcttgtTGGGCTGCTATGTTGGGATTGCTTGTTGGATTGGGGTTTGTAATTGGTCCAATTCAACTGCTTAAGCTTTATGGTGTTCCCTATATG TTATTCGTTATGTGGTTGGATTTGGTGACTTATTTGCACCATCATGGCCATGAAGACAAATTACCTTGGTATCGCGGAAAG GAATGGAGCTACCTTAGGGGTGGTCTAACTACTCTTGATCGTGACTATGGATGGATCAATAACATTCACCATGACATTGGAACTCATGTCATTCATCACCTATTTCCTCAAATTCCACACTATCACTTAGTGGAGGCT ACTGAGGCTGCTAAGCCAGTGTTTGGAGAATATTACAGAGAGCCAAAGAAATCAACTCCTCTCCCTTTTCACCTTATTGGGGAGTTAATAAGGAGCTTCAAGACTGACCATTTTGTTAGTGACACAGGAGATGTTGTGTACTATCAAACTGACTCTGAGATTAATGGCTCATCCAAATCAGAGTGA